A genome region from Engraulis encrasicolus isolate BLACKSEA-1 chromosome 6, IST_EnEncr_1.0, whole genome shotgun sequence includes the following:
- the ndnf gene encoding protein NDNF, with protein sequence MRMCWGAVSLPLALALVLGTALAQKLPTRDEGLFQMQIRDKAVYHDTSVMPDGAEISGYLFRDTPKRYYFVVEEDNTPLSVTVTPCDAPLEWKLTLQELPEEASGEGSGEPEPLDQQKQQLTANEGTTNEGTELFNYKGNDVESFISTSSPSGLYQLEILSTEKDSNFKIYATTTPESDQPYPELPYDPRVDVTSLGRTTVTLAWKPTPTGFLMGQPVQYCVVINKEHNFKSLCAAEAKMSSPEDSFMMAPKPGRDFSPFDFAHFGFVPSENDFGNKDRGLSSNRAPSGKLSSRSYGGPKPKASDIQKLCIGNKNIFTVSDLKPDTQYYFDVFAMNSATNTSTAYVGTFARTKEEARQKTVELKDGKMADVFIKRKGTKFLRFAPVSSHQRVTLFVHACLDNVQVQVRRDGKLLLSQNVEGVRQFQLRGKAKAKYLIRVRGSRKGASTMKVLASTRPSSKQPFPSLPEDTRIKAFDKLRTCSSVTVAWLGTQERNKFCVYRREVAESYGEEQRRREQNQCAGPETRRKSEKVLCKYFHSPNLQKAVTTETITGLEAGKSYLLDVYVVGHSGHSVKYQSKLVKTRKYC encoded by the exons ATGAGGATGTGTTGGGGTGCCGTCAGCCTGCcgctggccctggccctggtgcTGGGGACGGCACTGGCCCAGAAGCTGCCCACGCGGGACGAGGGCCTCTTCCAGATGCAGATCCGCGACAAGGCCGTCTACCACGACACCTCCGTCATGCCCGACGGAGCCGAGATCAGCGGCTACCTCTTCAGGGACACGCCCAAAAG GTACTACTTTGTGGTGGAGGAGGACAACACTCCCCTGTCTGTGACGGTCACTCCATGCGATGCCCCACTGGAGTGGAAGCTCACCCTTCAGGAGCTGCCAGAGGAGGCCAGTGGAGAGGGATCAG GTGAACCAGAGCCCCTGgaccagcagaagcagcagctgaCCGCCAACGAGGGCACCACCAACGAGGGCACGGAACTCTTCAACTACAAGGGCAATGACGTGGAGTCCTTCATCTCCACCAGCTCCCCGTCGGGACTCTACCAGCTGGAGATCCTCTCCACCGAGAAGGACAGCAACTTCAAGATCTACGCCACCACCACGCCCGAGTCCGACCAGCCCTACCCCGAGCTCCCCTACGACCCTCGCGTGGACGTGACCTCGCTGGGCCGCACCACCGTCACACTGGCCTGGAAGCCCACGCCCACCGGCTTCCTCATGGGCCAGCCCGTGCAGTACTGCGTGGTCATCAACAAGGAGCACAACTTCAAGAGCCTTTGCGCCGCCGAGGCCAAGATGAGTTCGCCTGAGGACAGCTTCATGATGGCGCCCAAGCCGGGACGCGACTTCAGCCCGTTCGACTTTGCCCACTTTGGCTTCGTGCCGTCCGAGAACGACTTTGGGAACAAGGACCGGGGCCTGTCCTCCAACCGGGCGCCAAGTGGCAAGCTTTCCAGTCGCTCGTATGGCGGCCCCAAGCCCAAGGCCTCGGACATCCAGAAGCTGTGCATCGGCAACAAGAACATCTTCACCGTGTCCGACCTGAAGCCCGACACGCAGTACTACTTCGACGTCTTCGCCATGAACAGCGCCACCAACACCAGCACGGCGTACGTGGGCACGTTCGCCCGCACCAAGGAGGAGGCCCGCCAGAAGACCGTGGAGCTCAAGGACGGCAAGATGGCCGACGTCTTCATCAAGCGCAAGGGCACCAAGTTCCTGCGCTTCGCCCCCGTCTCCTCCCACCAGCGCGTCACCCTCTTCGTGCACGCCTGCCTCGACAACGTCCAGGTGCAGGTGCGTCGTGACGGCAAGCTGCTGCTCTCGCAGAACGTGGAAGGCGTGCGGCAGTTCCAGCTGCGCGGCAAGGCTAAGGCTAAATACCTGATCCGGGTGCGCGGCAGCCGCAAGGGGGCCTCCACCATGAAGGTCCTGGCCAGCACGCGGCCCAGCAGCAAGCAGCCGTTCCCGTCGCTGCCCGAGGACACGCGCATCAAGGCCTTCGACAAGCTGCGCACCTGCTCGTCCGTCACCGTGGCCTGGCTGGGCACGCAGGAGCGCAACAAGTTCTGCGTGTACCGGCGCGAGGTGGCCGAGAGCTACGGCGAGGAGCAGCGGCGGCGCGAGCAGAACCAGTGCGCGGGGCCCGAGACGCGGCGCAAGTCCGAGAAGGTGCTCTGCAAGTACTTCCACAGCCCCAACCTGCAGAAGGCCGTCACCACGGAAACCATCACGGGTCTGGAGGCCGGCAAGAGCTACCTGCTGGACGTTTACGTGGTGGGCCACAGCGGCCACTCGGTAAAATACCAGAGCAAACTGGTGAAAACGAGGAAGTACTgctaa